CCGAGGCGGCAGTTTCGGGCGTTTCGTGGGTTTCGTACACGATGCCGTCGGCCCCGGCCATCACGCCCGCCAGCGCCATCGTGGGCACATGCTCCCGAATGCCGATGCCGTGCGAGGGGTCCACAATCACGGGCAGGTGGCTCTTGGCCTTCAGGATTGGTACCGCGTTCAAATCCAGCGTATTACGGCTGGCTGTTTCGAACGTACGGATGCCGCGCTCGCAGAGAATCAACTTCTCGTTGCCGCCCGAAAACACGTATTCAGCCGACGACAGCAGTTCCTCAATCGAGCCCGAAATGCCGCGCTTCAGCAGCACCGGCTTGTCGACGCCGCCCAGGGCATCGAGCAGGTTAAAGTTTTGGGTGTTGCGCGCGCCCACTTGGAATACGTCCACGAAGTCGTGCATTTCCTCCACCTGCGACACCTGCATCACTTCTGTCACGATTTTAAGGCCGCGCGCCCGGGCCATGCGATGGAAATCGCGCAGCCCCTCCAGTCCCAGCCCTCGGAAGGCATAGGGCGACGAGCGGGGCTTGAACACGCCGCCGCGCATCAGACGCACGCCGTTGGCTACGAGGTGGTCCATCACCTTTTCCATCTGGGCCTCGCTCTCGATGCTGCACGGGCCGGCGCACAAGGCCAACGAGCCTTCGCCGATGGTCACGCCATCGCCGAGGTCGAGCACGGTGGGCTTCACGCGCCACTTGCGGCTCACGAGCTTGTAGTCGTCGCTCACGCGGTGCACGTCGCGCACGCCCGGCAGCTGGCCGATGGTGCGGATGTCGAATTCCTTCTTGCCGATGGCCACCAGGTAGTGGGCGTGCTGGGTCGTGACTTCGGTGGCTTTGTAGCCCTGCTGCTTCAGGTGCTCGGTGATGGTGGGCACCGAGGCGTTTTTTTCGAGTTGGATTATCACAGAATTATTCGAGAAGAAAAGCACGTCATGCAGAGCGCAGCGAAGCATCTCGCGTGCAACTACTAATTAATGACGTTGAAACGATTGGGTTACTTCAGCACGCGAGATGCTTCGCTGCGCTCTGCATGACGTTCGAGATTACGCCGGCTTGATGCCGCGTACGAAGCGCGCCGCTTCGGCCGGGGCGTCGGTGGCATCCTCCAGGGCGCGGATGAGGGCCGAGCCGATGATGGCACCCTCGGCGTGCTCGCAGGCGCACTCGAAACCGGCTTTGTCGCCGATGCCGAAGCCGATGAGGCGCGGGTTGCGCAGTTTCAGGGCGGCGATGCGCTCGAAGTACTGCTGCTGCGCCACGGCATCGGGCAGGGTGGTACCGCCGGTAGTGCCGGGGCCCGAAACGAGGTAGAGGAAGGCTTCGGAGAGGCGGTCGAGGTGGCGGATGCGCTCCTCCGAGGTTTGCGGGGTGATGAGGAAGACGGCTTTCAGACCATACTTCTTAAAGGTTTCCTGGTAGAACTCTTCGTACTCGGCCAGCGGCAGGTCGGGTAGGATGAGGCCGTCGACGCCCACTTCGGCGGCCTGGCGGCAGAATTCTTCGACCCCGAACTGCATCACGGGGTTGAGGTAGCCCATGAGCAGCACCGGCGTTTCGGGCACGGCAGCGCGCAGGCTCTTTAGCTGCTCGAACAGCACGGGCAGGTTCATGCCGTTGGCCAGCGCCACCGAGCTGCTGCCCTGGATGACCGGGCCATCGGCCAGCGGGTCGGAGAAGGGCATGCCGATTTCGAGGATGTCGGCCCCGGCGTCGACCAGCGCTTTGGCCAGCGGAATAGTGTCGTGCAGGCTGGGGTAGCCAGCGGTGAAGTAGGTATTGAGCAGGTTGGTTTTGCTCGCGAAGGCGTGTTTGATGCGGTCCATATATAATAGGTATCGGGGAGCCGCAGGCTACACCAGCTTGTCCATGTTCTTGAGGTAGGTTTCCAGGTCTTTGTCGCCGCGGCCGGAGAGGTTCACCACCACCACATCGTCGGGGCCGGCGCCGAGCTGGCCCAGGGCGGCCAGGGCGTGGGCCGTTTCAAGGGCCGGGATGATGCCTTCCATGCGGCTGCACTCGGCCACGGCGGCCAGGGCGTCGTCGTCGGTGATGGCGATGAACTCGGAGCGGCCCACTTCGCCCAGGTAGGCGTGCAGCGGCCCGATGCCGGGGTAGTCGAGGCCCGCGCTCAGCGAGTAGGGCTCGGTAATCTGACCGTGCTCGTCCTGCATCAGCAGTGTTTTGCTGCCGTGGATGATGCCCGGCGTGCCCAGCACCGATGTCGCCGCCGAGTGCCCCGAGTGGATGCCGTGCCCGGCTGCTTCCACCGCAATCAGGCGCACCGAAGGCTCATCCAGAAAGTGGTAGAACGCACCGGCCGCGTTGGAGCCGCCACCCACGCAGGCCACCACGAAATCGGGCAGCTCGGTACCGGTTTTTTCCAGCAGCTGGGCGCGCATCTCCTCGCTGATAATGGCCTGCAGGCGGGCCACCAAATCGGGGTACGGGTGCGGGCCCACCACCGAGCCGATGATGTAGTGCGTATCGACGGGGTTGGCAATCCAGTCGCGGATGGCCTCGTTGGTGGCGTCTTTCAGGGTCTGGCTGCCGCTTTCGGCGCGGCGCACTTCGGCCCCGAGCAGGCGCATGCGGGCCACGTTGGGGGCCTGGCGCTCGATGTCGACGGCGCCCATGTACACCACGCAGGGCAGGCCCATTAGGGCGCACACGGTGGCAGTGGCCACGCCGTGCTGCCCGGCGCCGGTTTCGGCGATGATGCGCGTTTTGCCCAGCCGCTTGGCCAGCAGAATCTGGCCCACGGTGTTGTTGATTTTGTGCGCGCCGGTGTGGCAGAGGTCTTCGCGCTTGAAGAAAATACGGGTGCCGTATTTCTCCGACAGGCGCTTGGCCTCGAACAGCGGCGTGGGGCGGCCCACGTAGTCGCGGAGCAGCTGCTTCAACTCAGCCTGAAACTCGGGCTCGGCCATGATGTCCAGGTACTGCGTGCGCAGCTCCTCCACGTTGGGATAGAGCATTTCGGGCACGAAGGCGCCGCCAAACTGGCCGTAGTAGCCGCGCTCGGTGGGTTTTTGGTAAGAGGGGATAGCAGTCATAGGGTTGGCGCGCCGGAGCGCAGTTGGGTGAGCATTTGGGCTAATCGGCCGGCATCTTTCACGCCGGGCGCGGTCTCGAAACCGCTGTTCAAATCGACACCGGCCAGACCGGGCAGGCGCAGGGCCGCCAGCTCGGCGGCGTGTTCCAGCCCCAGCCCGCCGGCCAGGAAATAGGGCACAGGCAGGTTGTAGGACTGCAACAAATTCCAGTTGAAAACGGCCCCGTTGCCGCCGGGCGCGGCACCTTTGGTATCAAACAAAAAGTAGTCGCAAAACGGCACGTAGGGCAGCAGGGCGTCGAAATCAACCGCCTCCCCTACCGAAAACGCTTTTAGTACCAGCAAGCCGGCTTCGTTCAGCTCCTCGCACTGCGCGGGCGACTCCTGGCCGTGCAGCTGCACGGCGGCCAGGCCGAAGCGCTGGACTGTGGCGAGGATGTTGGCGGTGGTTTCGTTCACGAACACGCCCACCTTCCAAATGGTCGGCGGCAGGGCGCGCACCAGCCCGGGGGCCAGCACCTCGCCCACAAAGCGCGGCGACTTGGGCGCGAAGATGAAGCCCAGAAAATTCGGCCCCAGCGCGGCCACGCCGGCCAGGGCAGCCTCGTCGCGCATACCGCACACCTTCACCAGCAGCCGCGCCGGGGCCTCGGGAGCTGCGGCAGCAGCTTTCGCACCAGGTACACCAGCGGCAGCGGCTAAAGCGGAAATGTCGGGGCGGGGCGTTTTCATGGCCGGCAACTAGGCTACTACCGACTCGATTTTCGGCAGGGCGGCGATTTCCTGCACCAGCGCGGCGCAGGCGCGCTCGGGCCGGGCGTGGCGCATGAAGGCCTCGCCCAGCAGAAAGCCGCGGAAGCCCACTTCGCGCAGCTGGCCAATGGCGGCCGCCGTGGAAATGCCGCTTTCCGACACCTTCACAAACTCGTTCGGAATGGCTTCGGCCAGCGCCATCGAGGTATCGAGGCTGAGGCTGAAATCGTGCAGGTTGCGGTTGTTCACGCCGATGAGGTTCACGGCGTCGGCGTTGATGGAGCGGGCCAGCTCTTCGCCGTCGTGCACTTCGAGCAGCACTTCGAGGCCGAGCGAGCGGGCCAGACGGCCCAGCGTATCAATCTCGGCAGGCGTGAGCACGGCGGCAATCAGTAGCACGGCATCGGCCCCCACGCTCTTGGCTTCGAGAATCTGGTACTCATCGACCACAAAATCCTTGCGCACGATGGGGCAGAAATTGAAGCGGCGCGCCGTGGTCAAATCCTCGTTCTTCCCGCCGAAAAACTCGGTATCGGTGAGGACGGACAGTGCCGCCGCGCCGGCCTGCATGTAGCCCAGCGTGGTGCGCTCGACGGGCGCATACTGGTTAATCCAGCCCTTGGAGGGCGACTTGCGCTTAAACTCAGCAATGAGCCCGCTGCCGCCTTCGCGCAGCAGGTACTTGCGCAGCGACAACGGCTGCGAGTTGAAATACAAGCTGGTTTCGAGCAGCTTGGTGGGCAACAGCTCGCGGCGGCTGGCAATTTCCTGGCGCTTGTGGGCGACGATGGTATCGAGGATGGTGGCTTGGGACATGACTTGAAAAACAGCAGCGCGACGGATTTGCTTCGCGCTATGTAGAAATTTTATTGAGTGGCCAGCATGGTTTCGAAAGCCCGTCGGGCCGCGCCCGAGTCTAACGACTCGCGGCTGAGGGCCAGGGCGGCGTCCCAGCTCAGGCCGGGGCGGGCGCATTGCAGGGCCAGGGCGGCGTTGGCGGTGGTTACGTTGCGCTGGGCCTCGGTGCCGTGGCCATCGAGCACGTGCTTGAAGAGCTCGGCGGCGGCCGTCACGGTGCTGCCGCCGGATAGGTCGTCGGGCGTGCAGGCCGGCAGGCCCAGCGTGTCGGCAGTAAACAGCCGCTCGCCTTCGAACGACGACACCACCTTGGCCGGGCCGGTGAGGGCCAGCTCGTCGTAGCCATCGAGGGCGTGCACTACTGCGTAGCGCGCGCCGGTGGGCTGCATCAGGTAGTGGTAGAGGCGCTGGAGCTCCAGGCTGAACACGCCCAGCAACTGGGCCGTGGGCCGGGCCGGGTTCACCAGCGGGCCGAGAATGTTGAAGAAGGTGCGCAGCCCAAGCTCGCGCCGGATGGGCCCGGCGTGCCGCATAGCCGGATGGAAAGCCGGCGCGTGCAGAAAGCAAATGCCTGCCCGGTCGAGCTGCCGCCGCAGCTGGTCGGGGCTGGCTTCGAAATTGTAGCCAAAATGCGCCAGCACGTTCGAAGCGCCCGATACCGACGACACCCCGAAGTTGCCGTGCTTGGCCACCAGCGTGCCCGCCCCGGCCACGATAAAGCAGGCCAGCGTGGAGATATTAATCGTGTTTTTACCGTCGCCGCCCGTGCCCACGATGTCCACGAGCTCATGCGTGCCCAGCTCCGGGTCGCGGCTCAAATCTAGCAGGGCCTGGCGGAAGCCGGCCAGTTCGGCCACCGTGATGGGCCGCATGCGGTACACGGCCAGGAAAGCCGCCGTTTCGGCCGGGTTGGCCCCGCCCTCGCCCAATTGGCGCATGGCGGCGTGGGCCTCGGCATGCGTCAGGGGCTGGTGGTCGAAAAGCTTGGTGAGAATGTGTTTCAATGCTTTTGATTTCTTTTCAGAACGTTATGCTGAGCGCAGCCGAAGTATCTCGCTCGCATCGTTCAACGATTTATTTACTACTACACGCGAGATGCTTCGGCTACGCTCAGCATGACGTTCTTTCTCAGATTTCTACTTCAACCAGTTTTCCAGCATCTGCGCGCCGTGCTCGGTTAGGATGCTTTCGGGGTGGAACTGCACGCCGCGCACGTCGTACTGGCGGTGGCGGAAGGCCAGCACCTCGCCGTTGGCGTCGCGGGCCGTTACTTCCAGCGTCGGGGGCATCGACTCGGGCCGCACCGCCCACGAGTGGTAGCGCCCCACTTGGAACCGCTTGGGCAGCCCGGCAAACAGGCGCTCGTCGGCTACGGTTACTTCGGCTTCGTTGGCCACGCCGTGCAGCACGGCGGGGATATTGTAGAGCTCCGCCCCGAAGCTTTCGGCCAGGCCCTGGTGGCCCAGGCACACGCCCAGAATGCGTTTGGTGGGCGCATACCGCTCAATGATATCCGGCATCAGCCCAGCTTCCAACGGAATACCGGGGCCGGGCGAGAGCAGGATGGCGTCGTAGGCGTTTACGTCCTCCAGCGTCAGCTGGTCGTTGCGTGTCACGGTCATGTTCGGGCCGTGGCCGAGCTCGCGCAGCAGGTGCACCAGGTTGTAGGTGAAGGAGTCGTAGTTATCGAGAACGAGGATTTTCATGGCAGTAAGCTGGAATTATTTCACGTTTTCAGCGGCCCGCAGCGCGGCACGCAGGGCGCCCAGCTTGTGGTGCACCTCTTCCAGCTCCGACTGCGTGTTAGAAGCCGCCACCACACCCGCGCCGGCCTGGAAATACAGCTGGTTGCCGGTGCTCAGAAACGAGCGAATCATAATGGCGTGGTTGAAGCTGCCATCGAAGCCTAGAAAGCCCAGGCAGCCGCCGTAGTAGCCGCGGGCGGTGGGCTCCAGCCCATCAATGAGTTGAATGGCGCGAAACTTAGGGGCGCCAGAAAGCGTGCCAGCCGGGAAAGTGTCGGCTACCACTTGCAGCGTATCAGTATTTTCGGCCAGTTCGGCCGTCACCTTACTTACAAGGTGGATGACGTGCGAGTAAAACTGGATTTCGCGCAGCGTGCGCACTTCCACTTTGGTGCCGTGGCGGGCCAGGTCGTTACGGGCCAGGTCTACCAACATCACGTGTTCGGCATTTTCCTTGGGGTCGGCGGCCAGGCGCTGGGCGGCGGCGGCATCAGCGGCATCGTCGCCGGTGCGGCGGTAGGTGCCCGCAATTGGGAACAGAGTGGCCTCGCGGCCCTGTACCAGCACCTGCGCCTCGGGCGAGGAGCCAAAGATTTTATAGTCGCCGTAATCGAAGTAAAACAGATAGGGCGAAGGATTAATGGACCGCAGCGCCCGGTACACGTTGAACTCATCGCCCGAAAAGCCCTGCTGAAACCGGCGCGAGAGCACAATCTGGAACACATCGCCGCGCAGGCAGTGCGCCTGCCCCTGCGTGAGGCGGGCCAAAAACTCGGCATCGGTCTGGTTGGTCTGCTCCTCCCCTTCGGTGGCAAAATCGAAAGCTGGCACGCTGGGGTGGCGCACCAGGTTTTCGAGGCGGTCGAGGCCGTCGGTTGCGGCTATGGCCTCGCCGGCCACGCTGTGCTCGAACAGGTACAGCTCCTGCCGTAAGTGGTTGAAAGCGATGACGTAACGGTACACCCCGTAGCGAATCAGCGGAATGTCGCCTGCCGGCACTTTCTCGGAGTTTAGCTGCACATCCTCAAAGCTTTGCACGGCCTCGTAGCCCATGTAGCCAAACAGGCCAGTGCTGATGAAGGGCAGCTTTTCGGCCGCGGCATCGGGCGTACCGGCGGCGGCGAAGTCTCGCAGCCGGGCTAGGGCTTCGCGCGGGTGAGCCAGGTTTTCGGTGGTTTCGGCAGAGCCGGGCAGCAGTTGGCGCAGCACGCCACCGCGCCGAAGCTCAAACGTGGCCAGCGGCTCGCACACCAAGTAGCTGAAGGCGTTTTGCTGGCCGTGGTAGTCGGCGCTTTCCAGCAGCAGACAGTTGGCGTATTGGTCGCGCAGGCGCAGAAACAGGCCCACCGGCGTTACGGTATCGGCGAGCAGGCGGCGGGAGCGGGTGATGAGTTGATAAGACACAGAATTGAAAGCGAGAAGCGGAAACGCAAAAAGCCCGGCTGTGGGCCGGGCTTTTTGTGGAATCAGGTAAAATCAAGTTGACTTCACGAGGCGCACAGCAAGGCCGGTCCGATGTTTCGGAGCTGCCACCACCAAGCCTGCGAAGTACGATGTGCGTTCATATTGAGAGGGCGCTTCGACTGAAACGCGTGGCAAAGGTAAAACGTTTTTCTTAAAACCCCGGCAATCAAAAGCAAAAATCCATACGAAACTATCAACACATGGTTGTAAAGTTCGCCAATTTTACAACCAGTCACTTCAGCAATGAATCTTGTTAACTGCTACTTACGTGGCATTGAACTCATGGCTTTCATCGCCGGGCGCATAAGAAAGCGATAAGCCGCTGGGAACTCCCGCCGCCAGAACCACTCCTTATGTTCGCCATCGGGCGGGGCCGAAAATGCCACGTTGGCGGCGGGCACGCCTTCCGCGCGTAGCTCGTCGCGCCATTGCCTCATCAGCGGCAGCATGGTTTCCGATTCCTTTGGCCCGCACACGAAATAGAATCGGGTGGTACGTGCTGCTGGGTGGGTTTTTGCGTAGGCACGCAACGAATCGTTGCACACCCAGAAAGCGGGCGAAAACGCGCCCACCGCGCCAAACACTTTCGGATATTTCAGGGCGGCGTACACCGAAATGAGCCCGCCAAGGCTGGAGCCGGCTATGCCCGTATGGGCGGCGTCGGGCCGAGTGCGGTAGTGTGCGTCAATGTACGGCTTGAGCGTGCGGGCCAGAAAATCGACGTAGGCGCCGCCCTGACCGCCCTGGTGAGGCTGGTCCTTAAGCTCGGCGCTGGGCCAGGGAATGTATTCGTCGGTGCGAAACTGGTCGCCGTTGTCGACGGCCACCACAATGGTGCCGGTGGCATCCTGGCCAGCTTTGCGCAGGCGGTCGAGGGTTTCGTCTACGCCCCACTCACCACCGAAGCTGGTGGCGTCGTCGAATACGTTTTGGCCGTCGTGCAGGTAGAGCACGGGGTAGCGACGGCTTGGGTTTGCCGCATAGTCGGCTGGCAGGTAAAGCCACACGCGCCGCTGTCGGCCCAGTTGCGGCATGTTGAAGGTGGCCGACAGCACGCGCACCTGCGGCGTGGCGGTGTGCTTTTTGGCTGTCCCGCCTTTCTGGTCGGCCCAGGCCATTACTTCGGCCGATACCTCATGGGAAGTTGTCAGGTCGGTTTTGCGGTTGGCAATTTGGGCGTCGTTGCCATCTACCTCCACCGTAGGCCAGCTGCCACGCGTGAACTTATATTCTACGGTGCCCAATCCAGCCGGCAGGCTGAGCTGGTGGGTGCCATCAGCCAGTCGGCGCAAAGCGTGGGCGCGACTGTGCGGGTTCCAGTTGTTAAAGGAGCCGGCCACAAAAATGGTATCGGTGACCGGCGTAGTAGCGGGCACATGGGTAAGTTTGAGCAGGACCTGCGCGCTGGCCGAACCACACGATAAGGCCAAGGCGCCAAGTAGCAGCGCCGCACGTTGGGGCAGTGATGGCATCATGGCTTAGCGAATGGTTTCGCCGGTGCCGGCGCCCCGCTCGGCCGCGTCCATCTTGCGCAGCGTGTACACGGCGCGCACCGAGTCGACTCCGGGCAAACCGTTGGCCTGGAAATCCAGAAACGCCCCCTTTTTCTGCGGGCCCTTCACAAAGTGCCGGTACTCTTCGGCCGATTCGAGCACCACGTATAAGTAGCCCGACGAGGGGACTTTCAGGCGGGAGAAGAAGCTGCGGCCGTCGCCCACGGGGCGGCGCGTGTCCTCAGCCACGGCGCTGGTGCCCAGCAGGCGGTACTTGGTCACGTCGCTGCCCGGCAGGGCCAGGTTGCCGAGGCCGTCGACGAACACCTCGCGGCGCATCATGAGGTGCTCCAGGTCGAGGGTTTTGAGCAGGCCTAGGTTCTCCTCCGACATGATGAGCTGCTGCACCGACTTGCCGGGCGCGGGCTCTTCGTAGTACACCAGCACCGGTTTTTTAAGCTTGACCTTGTTCACCACAAGCGCCTGGGCGGTTGGCTCATCGGCGCTGCTTTGCGACTGAATGGGCGAATACACCGGCGGCGGCTTGGGCGCGGCTTTGCCGGCGGGCTGCCTGCTGCTGCCTTTGGGGGCAGGCTTGCGCGAGCCGGGGCGGGTTTGCGCCGTGGCGCTGAGCCCGGAAGTCACCAGTAGCAAGGCAACGAGCAGTAGGTGCTTTTTCATTTTCTAAGGAAAAGCCAAAAGTAACGACGTTGGCGGGCCGATGCAAGGCTGCTGGCAGCCCGGCGCTGCGCCCACCGCGCAAGATAGGGACCGCCAAAATTCAATTTGCCAGACGGGACGGCGCCCCGGCCCCAAGTTAGCAAGCTCGCCGCATTTTCCGGCTTGAGGGCTGCGAGGCAAACATGGTGCCTAACCAACGTTTGCATCCGGCAGCGGATGAACGCCCAACTATAGCTGTCCCGAAAGCAATGCGAAAACCGTCGCAAATTTTCTTCAAAAAAATAGGGCTGCGCGGCCCATTGTGCAAACGTTTGCGTACCTTAGTTTCGCCTTTTCGATAGCAGCTTTCACCAGATGCGCCAATTATTTATTTCAGCGTTTTGATTATCTGTTTGTTACCTGCCACCACCCAGCACTCGCACAGCGTTTTGCTCACCCCCTCCGGCAGCTGGAAACGCACGCCAACAATCGCTGCCGAATGCTGTCTTACATAGGCACTGGTGCCCTTTATGGGAAATTTTTCCGACCGGCCCCGAACCCAATCGTTTTTGCCCCAATAACCATACTTCTTACACTCTTTTTTACCCGCTCACATTTTCCCACCAAATTCCCGTTTTCATGAAACACCCTTATCTAGCGAAACTACTGTTTCTGCTACTGTTCGCCGCCTTCGGCTTCCCCTCAACGGCCCAGGCACAAACCGGTACCATCAGCGGCCGCGTGACTGATGGCAAGAACGAAGGCATTCCGGGCGCTACCATCCTCGTCGAGGGTACCTCGCTGGGCAGCTCTTCGAACGTGGACGGGACTTTCTCGGTACAGAACGTGCCGGCAGGTCCTCAAACCGTTGTGATTTCGTTCGTGGGCTACAACTCGGTGCGTCGCCCCGTGACGGTGGCCGCCGGCCAGAACGCCGAAGTAACCGCTTCGCTGGCCGAAAACACCACCCAGCTGTCCGAAGCCGTGGTGGTAGGCTATGGCACCCAGCGCCGGCAGGACATCACCGGCGCCGTGACCACGGTGGACTCGCGCCAGTTTGTGCAGGGCCAGATTACCAACCCCGAGCAATTGA
This DNA window, taken from Hymenobacter sp. 5317J-9, encodes the following:
- the aroF gene encoding 3-deoxy-7-phosphoheptulonate synthase, giving the protein MIIQLEKNASVPTITEHLKQQGYKATEVTTQHAHYLVAIGKKEFDIRTIGQLPGVRDVHRVSDDYKLVSRKWRVKPTVLDLGDGVTIGEGSLALCAGPCSIESEAQMEKVMDHLVANGVRLMRGGVFKPRSSPYAFRGLGLEGLRDFHRMARARGLKIVTEVMQVSQVEEMHDFVDVFQVGARNTQNFNLLDALGGVDKPVLLKRGISGSIEELLSSAEYVFSGGNEKLILCERGIRTFETASRNTLDLNAVPILKAKSHLPVIVDPSHGIGIREHVPTMALAGVMAGADGIVYETHETPETAASDGAQTLDFDESARLIRNLRRVYALRQELE
- the trpA gene encoding tryptophan synthase subunit alpha; protein product: MDRIKHAFASKTNLLNTYFTAGYPSLHDTIPLAKALVDAGADILEIGMPFSDPLADGPVIQGSSSVALANGMNLPVLFEQLKSLRAAVPETPVLLMGYLNPVMQFGVEEFCRQAAEVGVDGLILPDLPLAEYEEFYQETFKKYGLKAVFLITPQTSEERIRHLDRLSEAFLYLVSGPGTTGGTTLPDAVAQQQYFERIAALKLRNPRLIGFGIGDKAGFECACEHAEGAIIGSALIRALEDATDAPAEAARFVRGIKPA
- the trpB gene encoding tryptophan synthase subunit beta is translated as MTAIPSYQKPTERGYYGQFGGAFVPEMLYPNVEELRTQYLDIMAEPEFQAELKQLLRDYVGRPTPLFEAKRLSEKYGTRIFFKREDLCHTGAHKINNTVGQILLAKRLGKTRIIAETGAGQHGVATATVCALMGLPCVVYMGAVDIERQAPNVARMRLLGAEVRRAESGSQTLKDATNEAIRDWIANPVDTHYIIGSVVGPHPYPDLVARLQAIISEEMRAQLLEKTGTELPDFVVACVGGGSNAAGAFYHFLDEPSVRLIAVEAAGHGIHSGHSAATSVLGTPGIIHGSKTLLMQDEHGQITEPYSLSAGLDYPGIGPLHAYLGEVGRSEFIAITDDDALAAVAECSRMEGIIPALETAHALAALGQLGAGPDDVVVVNLSGRGDKDLETYLKNMDKLV
- a CDS encoding phosphoribosylanthranilate isomerase, producing the protein MKTPRPDISALAAAAGVPGAKAAAAAPEAPARLLVKVCGMRDEAALAGVAALGPNFLGFIFAPKSPRFVGEVLAPGLVRALPPTIWKVGVFVNETTANILATVQRFGLAAVQLHGQESPAQCEELNEAGLLVLKAFSVGEAVDFDALLPYVPFCDYFLFDTKGAAPGGNGAVFNWNLLQSYNLPVPYFLAGGLGLEHAAELAALRLPGLAGVDLNSGFETAPGVKDAGRLAQMLTQLRSGAPTL
- the trpC gene encoding indole-3-glycerol phosphate synthase TrpC — translated: MSQATILDTIVAHKRQEIASRRELLPTKLLETSLYFNSQPLSLRKYLLREGGSGLIAEFKRKSPSKGWINQYAPVERTTLGYMQAGAAALSVLTDTEFFGGKNEDLTTARRFNFCPIVRKDFVVDEYQILEAKSVGADAVLLIAAVLTPAEIDTLGRLARSLGLEVLLEVHDGEELARSINADAVNLIGVNNRNLHDFSLSLDTSMALAEAIPNEFVKVSESGISTAAAIGQLREVGFRGFLLGEAFMRHARPERACAALVQEIAALPKIESVVA
- the trpD gene encoding anthranilate phosphoribosyltransferase; protein product: MKHILTKLFDHQPLTHAEAHAAMRQLGEGGANPAETAAFLAVYRMRPITVAELAGFRQALLDLSRDPELGTHELVDIVGTGGDGKNTINISTLACFIVAGAGTLVAKHGNFGVSSVSGASNVLAHFGYNFEASPDQLRRQLDRAGICFLHAPAFHPAMRHAGPIRRELGLRTFFNILGPLVNPARPTAQLLGVFSLELQRLYHYLMQPTGARYAVVHALDGYDELALTGPAKVVSSFEGERLFTADTLGLPACTPDDLSGGSTVTAAAELFKHVLDGHGTEAQRNVTTANAALALQCARPGLSWDAALALSRESLDSGAARRAFETMLATQ
- a CDS encoding aminodeoxychorismate/anthranilate synthase component II; its protein translation is MKILVLDNYDSFTYNLVHLLRELGHGPNMTVTRNDQLTLEDVNAYDAILLSPGPGIPLEAGLMPDIIERYAPTKRILGVCLGHQGLAESFGAELYNIPAVLHGVANEAEVTVADERLFAGLPKRFQVGRYHSWAVRPESMPPTLEVTARDANGEVLAFRHRQYDVRGVQFHPESILTEHGAQMLENWLK
- a CDS encoding anthranilate synthase component I family protein — encoded protein: MSYQLITRSRRLLADTVTPVGLFLRLRDQYANCLLLESADYHGQQNAFSYLVCEPLATFELRRGGVLRQLLPGSAETTENLAHPREALARLRDFAAAGTPDAAAEKLPFISTGLFGYMGYEAVQSFEDVQLNSEKVPAGDIPLIRYGVYRYVIAFNHLRQELYLFEHSVAGEAIAATDGLDRLENLVRHPSVPAFDFATEGEEQTNQTDAEFLARLTQGQAHCLRGDVFQIVLSRRFQQGFSGDEFNVYRALRSINPSPYLFYFDYGDYKIFGSSPEAQVLVQGREATLFPIAGTYRRTGDDAADAAAAQRLAADPKENAEHVMLVDLARNDLARHGTKVEVRTLREIQFYSHVIHLVSKVTAELAENTDTLQVVADTFPAGTLSGAPKFRAIQLIDGLEPTARGYYGGCLGFLGFDGSFNHAIMIRSFLSTGNQLYFQAGAGVVAASNTQSELEEVHHKLGALRAALRAAENVK
- a CDS encoding alpha/beta hydrolase-fold protein; this translates as MMPSLPQRAALLLGALALSCGSASAQVLLKLTHVPATTPVTDTIFVAGSFNNWNPHSRAHALRRLADGTHQLSLPAGLGTVEYKFTRGSWPTVEVDGNDAQIANRKTDLTTSHEVSAEVMAWADQKGGTAKKHTATPQVRVLSATFNMPQLGRQRRVWLYLPADYAANPSRRYPVLYLHDGQNVFDDATSFGGEWGVDETLDRLRKAGQDATGTIVVAVDNGDQFRTDEYIPWPSAELKDQPHQGGQGGAYVDFLARTLKPYIDAHYRTRPDAAHTGIAGSSLGGLISVYAALKYPKVFGAVGAFSPAFWVCNDSLRAYAKTHPAARTTRFYFVCGPKESETMLPLMRQWRDELRAEGVPAANVAFSAPPDGEHKEWFWRREFPAAYRFLMRPAMKAMSSMPRK